The following proteins come from a genomic window of Pocillopora verrucosa isolate sample1 chromosome 6, ASM3666991v2, whole genome shotgun sequence:
- the LOC131769066 gene encoding adrenocorticotropic hormone receptor-like, giving the protein MDNSSTPTSLPLTACYHLRPLVINTVRYEPDNKTTSVTVFTCVFMALACPCAIVANVMVFLGVLRKPELRNVYNTSILFLATSDLVTGLVTHPSFIAYHGSKLTTPMQDFSCIALVMYTYTNFMFTGLSVITIILITLERYLAIFHPYKYQAFVTKRRIAITISLVWVVWVAFITFVRFSPEARSGTLGVIAAILLIPCILLTVFVYCKVYCLTRRIRVSIGHELTTQRNTADIQETKSSRTVAYLAGAVVICFLPTIAVVIIQESKAIDANYFFHLLYPLTESAVLLTPVFDPIIYMLRSSKLKASLRELIRDRVLYTQSASRTRATTGPTVSTGLEMELTAQS; this is encoded by the coding sequence ATGGACAATTCAAGCACGCCGACTTCTTTGCCATTGACAGCGTGTTACCATCTTCGCCCGTTGGTGATTAATACCGTGCGTTATGAACCAGACAACAAAACGACTTCTGTGACCGTATTTACTTGTGTATTTATGGCATTGGCATGTCCCTGTGCAATTGTTGCAAATGTCATGGTGTTCCTTGGCGTTttaagaaaaccggagttacGAAACGTTTACAATACTTCAATTTTGTTCCTCGCTACCTCGGATTTGGTAACAGGGTTGGTAACGCATCCTTCGTTCATTGCATATCATGGAAGCAAGTTGACGACTCCCATGCAAGATTTCTCCTGTATCGCTTTGGTCATGTATACGTACACAAATTTCATGTTCACTGGCCTGTCTGTGATAACAATAATTCTTATCACATTAGAAAGATATCTCGCCATATTTCACCCTTATAAATATCAAGCCTTCGTTACAAAGCGTCGCATCGCTATAACAATTTCCCTCGTTTGGGTCGTATGGGTCGCGTTTATAACTTTTGTGCGATTTTCTCCGGAAGCGCGCTCGGGTACACTTGGTGTTATAGCTGCAATCCTCCTTATTCCATGTATTTTACTAACAGTTTTTGTGTATTGTAAAGTTTACTGCCTGACTCGACGGATTCGTGTATCAATAGGCCATGAGTTAACAACGCAAAGAAATACCGCAGACATTCAAGAGACGAAGTCGTCAAGGACAGTTGCTTACTTAGCTGGCGCAGTTGTAATTTGTTTCTTGCCGACAATTGCGGTCGTAATAATTCAGGAATCAAAAGCAATTGATGCGAATTATTTCTTTCACTTGCTGTATCCGCTCACTGAATCGGCCGTCCTGCTAACGCCCGTGTTCGATCCCATTATTTACATGCTCCGAAGTAGCAAATTAAAAGCTAGTCTGCGCGAGTTGATACGCGATCGAGTGCTATATACACAGTCGGCCAGCAGAACAAGAGCGACAACAGGGCCAACTGTATCAACAGGATTAGAAATGGAGTTGACAGCACAGTCATAA
- the LOC131769055 gene encoding leucine-rich repeat-containing protein 58-like, with translation MNGEGERNGGEAENIEQLDLNLAYRFLDSLPNDVHILNNLPDPLKITRINLAGNTISVLPDSIATFPNLRELDVSANGLAYITPRIGELRNLERLLAKNNNLVDLPKEFASLLALEHLNLSGNRFVSFMPQMFELVALKALLLGGNRIDVIPPDIHRLQRLEILYLGGNQLASVPAELGMLRKLKALNLCDNKIESLPSTFAKLTHLQSLSLHTNRLTLLPVGLVKLRNLEELSLRENPLVVRFVRDMAFNPPSLLELSGRCIKNTGVKYGPQDLPAHLLQYLNSARRCVNPCCKGVYFDARVRHIKFVDFCGKYRLPLEQFLCSPHADERWEDCSATSSSEDEAIGIPRERMRRVLLG, from the exons ATGAACGGCGAAGGAGAAAGAAATGGCGGAGAAGCCGAAAATATTGAACAACTTGATCTTAACCTGGCTTATCGATTCCTCGATTCACTCCCAAACGATGTTCACATCTTAAACAATTTGCCAGATCCGTTGAAAATTACAAGGATTAATCTTGCCGGAAACACCATTTCAGTTCTCCCCGATTCGATAGCAACCTTTCCGAACCTTAGAGAATTGGATGTCTCTGCAAATGGCTTGGCTTATATCACCCCACGAATCGGCGAACTACGGAATCTCGAACGCTTGTTGGCAAAGAACAACAACTTGGTCGATTTACCGAAAGAGTTCGCTTCTCTTTTGGCTTTAGAACATCTTAATTTGAGCGGTAATCGATTTGTATCGTTTATGCCCCAAATGTTTGAACTTGTAGCACTCAAAGCATTGCTTTTAGGAGGGAATAGAATCGACGTTATTCCACCAGACATTCATCGTCTCCAAAG GTTGGAAATTCTTTATCTTGGTGGCAATCAGCTGGCATCTGTACCAGCTGAACTGGGTATGCTGCGCAAGTTGAAGGCTCTCAACCTGTGCGACAACAAGATTGAATCACTGCCTTCGACATTTGCAAAACTGACACATTTACAATCTTTGAGTCTTCACACTAACAGATTGACACTGCTGCCAGTTGGACTTGTAAAACTACGAAACCTGGAAGAGTTAAGTCTAAGAGAAAATCCTCTTGTTGTGCGATTTGTCAGAGACATGGCATTTAACCCTCCTTCATTGTTAGAACTAAGTGGTCGATGCATAAAAAATACAGGTGTCAAATATGGTCCACAAGACCTACCTGCTCATTTACTTCAGTATCTGAATAGTGCTCGCCGTTGTGTGAATCCATGCTGCAAAGGAGTGTATTTTGATGCAAGAGTGCGACATATAAAGTTTGTGGACTTCTGTGGGAAATATCGTCTGCCTCTTGAACAGTTTCTGTGCTCACCACATGCTGATGAAAGATGGGAAGATTGTTCCGCAACCAGCAGCAGTGAAGATGAAGCCATTGGCATACCGCGTGAAAGAATGAGGAGAGTTCTTTTgggataa